A genomic region of Arachis stenosperma cultivar V10309 chromosome 9, arast.V10309.gnm1.PFL2, whole genome shotgun sequence contains the following coding sequences:
- the LOC130947423 gene encoding palmitoyl-monogalactosyldiacylglycerol delta-7 desaturase, chloroplastic-like, giving the protein MALITSHSKHPLLNQITTVHCAIPRLNRTVIGLGSFTNNVKTIKVCNFDSNPRKFTLQNHNFITYNNNKKPITIANAAFSSETLVPPEQEQEEQRPLKNQRRILLSDVIVERERNVLFGRKWNSLDVGTAGVVLAMHVLSLFAPFQFNFHALCVALALYIVTGLFGITLSFHRNLSHRSFKLPKWLEYTFAYCGVLALQGNPIDWVSTHRYHHQFCDSERDPHSPTEGFWFSHMSWLFDTNSIIERCGETNNVGDLEKQSFYRFIRSSYIVHPLALGALLYAIGGFPFLVWGMGVRIVWVYHITWLVNSACHVWGNQAWNTKDLSRNNWWVALLAFGEGWHNNHHAFEYSARHGLEWWQLDMTWYVVRFLQAIGLATDVKLPSQSHKQKMAFN; this is encoded by the exons ATGGCTCTGATCACATCACACTCTAAACACCCTCTTCTTAACCAAATTACCACTGTTCACTGTGCAATTCCAAGGTTGAACAGAACTGTGATTGGTCTTGGATCCTTCACAAACAATGTTAAAACCATTAAAGTTTGTAACTTTGACTCAAACCCAAGAAAATTCACTCTTCAAAATCACAACTTTATTACCTATAACAATAACAAGAAGCCAATAACAATAGCAAATGCTGCATTTTCTTCAGAAACTTTGGTGCCACcagaacaagaacaagaagagcaaaggcCATTGAAGAATCAGAGAAGGATTCTGCTATCTGATGTGATtgtggagagagagaggaatgTGTTATTTGGAAGGAAATGGAACTCATTGGATGTTGGAACTGCTGGTGTTGTCCTTGCCATGCATGTTCTTAGTCTCTTTGCAccatttcaattcaatttccaTGCTCTTTGTGTTGCTTTGGCTTTGTATATTGTGACTGGTCTATTTGGTATCACACTCTCTTTCCATAGAAACCTTTCTCATAGGAGCTTCAAGCTTcccaaatggcttgaatatacaTTTGCCTATTGTGGAGTTCTTGCTCTTCAG ggtAACCCAATTGATTGGGTTAGCACTCATAGGTACCATCACCAATTCTGTGATTCAGAGAGAGACCCTCATAGCCCCACTGAAGGATTCTGGTTCAGCCATATGAGTTGGCTATTTGATACAAATTCTATCATAGAAAGG TGTGGGGAGACAAACAATGTTGGTGATTTAGAGAAACAATCTTTTTATAGGTTTATAAGAAGTAGTTACATTGTTCATCCACTTGCTTTGGGAGCTCTTCTTTATGCCATTGGAGGatttccttttcttgtttggGGAATG GGTGTGAGGATTGTTTGGGTGTACCACATAACTTGGTTGGTAAATTCAGCTTGCCATGTATGGGGGAATCAAGCATGGAACACCAAGGACTTATCCAGAAACAATTG GTGGGTGGCATTGCTTGCATTTGGTGAAGGTTGGCACAATAACCACCATGCATTTGAGTATTCAGCTAGACATGGCTTAGAGTGGTGGCAATTGGACATGACTTGGTATGTGGTTAGGTTCTTACAAGCAATTGGATTGGCCACTGATGTGAAGCTACCCTCTCAAAGTCACAAGCAAAAAATGGCATTCAATTGA
- the LOC130948275 gene encoding pseudo histidine-containing phosphotransfer protein 6-like, translating into MLGLGADLLWADMNRLLAFLFHQGVLDEQFLQLQQLQDETSPNFVSEVVNIYFHESEKLLRNLRGLLMEREFSDYKKMGIHLNQLMGSSSSIGAKRVTNVCLAFRAATDHSNRSGCLRALEMLEHEYCYLKNKLHELFQIEQQRALAAGVRYPVQNN; encoded by the exons ATGCTTGGTTTGGGTGCGGACCTCCTGTGGGCCGACATGAACCGTCTTCTTGCTTTTCTCTTCCACCAG GGAGTGTTGGATGAGCAATTCTTGCAGCTTCAGCAGTTGCAGGATGAGACGTCTCCAAACTTTGTCTCCGAAGTAGTGAACATTTACTTTCATGAATCGGAAAAGCTTCTAAGGAATCTGAGAGGGTTGTTAATGGAAAGAGAGTTTTCAGATTACAAGAAAATGGGAATCCATTTGAATCAGTTAATGGGAAGCAGCTCAAGCATTGGCGCCAAGAGAGTCACCAATGTTTGTCTTGCCTTTCGTGCTGCCACTGATCACAGTAACCGCTCTgg ATGTTTGCGAGCGCTGGAGATGCTTGAGCATGAATATTGCTATCTCAAGAACAAATTACATGAATTATTCCAA ATTGAACAGCAACGTGCATTGGCAGCAGGAGTGAGGTACCCGGTGCAGAATAATTAA